The proteins below are encoded in one region of Brassica napus cultivar Da-Ae chromosome A6, Da-Ae, whole genome shotgun sequence:
- the LOC106348585 gene encoding pectin acetylesterase 10 — protein sequence MRNLFLLGVVVVTGLVLGTEANEYLEFNVTELDRIEELEYGFSKSSSNFNPLMVGLTLIRGAGAKGAVCLDGTLPGYHLHRGHGSGANSWLIQLEGGGWCDNIRNCVYRKKSRRGSSNYMEKQIQFTGILSDKAQQNPDFFNWNRVKLRYCDGGSFSGDSQNKAARLQFRGERIWRAAMDDLKAKGMRYAKQALLSGCSAGGLAVILRCDEFRNLFPGSTRIKCLSDAGLFLDTPDVSGGHTIRKLYNGVVQLQGVRNNLPHMCTNHLNPTSCFFPQNLISQMKTPLFIVNAAYDIWQIQSSIAPTSADPHGYWHECRLNHGRCNAAQLRFLQGFRNQMLRAVTGFSKSRKNGLFINSCFAHCQTERQDTWFADDSPVIHKKAVAIAVGDWYFDRAEVKLIDCPYPCDRSCHNLVFR from the exons ATGAGGAACCTTTTCTTGTTAGGGGTTGTTGTGGTAACAGGACTGGTTCTAGGGACTGAGGCAAATGAGTATCTAGAGTTCAATGTCACTGAACTAGATCGCATTGAGGAATTAGAGTATGGTTTCTCCAAATCTAGCTCCAACTTCAACCCATTAATGGTTGGCCTCACACTTATCAGAGGAGCTGGTGCCAAAGGAGCTG TATGTTTGGATGGAACATTGCCTGGATATCACTTACATCGTGGACATGGATCCGGAGCAAATAGCTGGCTTATTCAACTAGAG GGAGGAGGATGGTGTGACAACATAAGGAACTGTGTATACCGAAAGAAGAGTCGTCGTGGTTCCTCTAACTATATGGAGAAACAGATTCAGTTTACAGGAATACTTAGCGATAAAGCTCAACAAAATCCAG ATTTTTTCAACTGGAATAGAGTCAAGCTCCGTTACTGCGATGGTGGTTCCTTTAGTGGTGATAGTCAGAACAAG gctGCACGGCTTCAGTTTAGAGGGGAACGGATATGGAGAGCAGCAATGGACGATTtgaaagcaaagggaatgcgaTATGCCAAACAG GCACTTCTATCCGGATGCTCTGCTGGTGGTTTAGCAGTGATCTTACGATGTGATGAATTCAGAAACTTGTTTCCAGGATCTACCAGAATCAAGTGCTTAAGCGATGCTGGCTTGTTCTTAGACAC ACCTGATGTGTCCGGTGGCCACACCATCAGGAAGTTATATAACGGCGTTGTGCAGTTGCAGGGAGTGAGGAACAATCTGCCGCATATGTGCACAAATCATCTCAATCCAACTTCT TGTTTCTTCCCTCAAAACTTGATCAGTCAGATGAAAACTCCTCTTTTTATTGTCAATGCAGCGTATGATATTTGGCAG ATTCAAAGCAGTATAGCTCCAACAAGTGCAGACCCTCATGGGTATTGGCATGAATGCAGATTAAACCATGGAAGATGCAATGCAGCACAGCTCCGGTTCTTGCAAG GGTTTAGAAATCAAATGTTGAGAGCCGTAACAGGATTCTCAAAGTCAAGAAAGAATGGTTTGTTTATAAACTCATGTTTTGCTCATTGCCAAACCGAAAGGCAAGACACTTGGTTCGCTGATGATTCTCCTGTTATCCACAAAAAG GCGGTGGCGATAGCGGTTGGAGATTGGTATTTTGATAGAGCAGAAGTGAAGCTGATAGATTGTCCGTACCCGTGTGATAGGAGCTGCCACAATCTTGTCTTCAGATGA
- the LOC106350655 gene encoding transcription factor MYB86-like — MGRHSCCYKQKLRKGLWSPEEDEKLLNYITRHGHGCWSSVPKLAGLQRCGKSCRLRWINYLRPDLKRGAFSQEEESLIIELHAALGNRWSQIATRLPGRTDNEIKNFWNSCLKKKLRRKGIDPTTHKPIISELQHNVIDQKLTSLNTSEVVKSTASINNPHDQSMVVLSQPGPWWYPATATTTTANQNAEFCFSSSTTQTVSDQIVSLISSMSTSSSPTPMTSNFNPIPNNWELSYCNNTVPSHSNSIYSAFFGNHYKEATQIMNTNNNNILLDQHPHQDMKSWAPEILHYTEHNQSSETGFEAEVKPDIAKYYWRSVSSSPSPNESAATLLHDADVEFYGKNLQKPNIMAFDQRL; from the exons ATGGGAAGACATTCTTGTTGTTATAAGCAAAAACTTAGAAAAGGCCTTTGGTCTcctgaagaagatgagaaacTTCTCAATTACATAACTAGACATGGTCATGGCTGTTGGAGTTCTGTCCCCAAACTCGCAG GTTTGCAGAGATGTGGAAAGAGTTGTAGGCTTAGGTGGATAAACTATTTGAGACCAGACTTAAAGAGAGGAGCTTTCTCACAAGAGGAAGAAAGCTTGATCATTGAGCTTCATGCTGCGTTAGGCAACAG ATGGTCTCAGATCGCAACTCGGTTACCAGGAAGAACAGACAACGAGATCAAAAACTTTTGGAACTCTTGTCTTAAGAAGAAGCTGAGAAGAAAAGGCATTGATCCAACAACACATAAACCCATAATAAGCGAACTTCAACATAACGTCATAGATCAGAAGCTGACGTCATTAAATACTTCGGAAGTAGTAAAGTCAACGGCTTCGATAAACAACCCGCATGATCAGTCGATGGTCGTCTTATCCCAACCAGGTCCCTGGTGGTACCCGGCGACCGCGACCACGACCACGGCTAATCAAAACGCTGAGTTTTGCTTCAGTTCGAGTACTACCCAAACGGTTTCAGACCAGATCGTATCTTTGATCTCATCAATGTCCACGTCATCATCTCCCACACCAATGACTTCAAACTTCAATCCTATTCCAAACAACTGGGAACTCAGCTACTGTAACAACACAGTTCCATCTCACAGCAACAGTATCTACAGTGCTTTCTTTGGTAATCATTACAAAGAAGCTACCCAAATCATgaatactaataataataatatattattagatCAGCATCCTCATCAAGACATGAAGTCATGGGCGCCAGAGATTCTTCATTACACAGAACATAACCAAAGCTCAGAAACTGGTTTTGAAGCAGAAGTGAAGCCAGACATTGCCAAATACTACTGGAGATCAGTATCATCATCGCCATCACCAAATGAAAGCGCTGCGACATTACTACATGATGCTGACGTGGAGTTTTACGGTAAAAATCTTCAAAAACCTAATATCATGGCGTTTGATCAGAGGCTTTAG
- the LOC106348586 gene encoding flap endonuclease 1 isoform X1 codes for MGIKGLTKLLADNAPSAMKEQKFESYFGRKIAVDASMSIYQFLIVVGRTGTEMLTNEAGEVTSHLQGMFNRTIRLLEAGIKPVYVFDGKPPELKRQELAKRYSKRADATADLSGAIEAGNKEDIEKYSKRTVKVTKQHNDDCKRLLKLMGVPVVEATSEAEAQCAALCKAGKVYGVASEDMDSLTFGAPKFLRHLMDPSSRKIPVMEFDVAKILEELQLTMDQFIDLCILSGCDYCDSIRGIGGQTALKLIRQHGSIETILENINKERYQIPEEWPYNEARKLFKEPDVLTDEEQLDIKWTSPDEEGIVQFLVNENGFNIDRVTKAVEKIKSAKNKSSQGRLESFFKPVASSSVPAKRKGTKCSLRQYKPAISNKMSSVHAFGCNTSNNIVSLRLFPLIPGSNLSVQMAGAGICTRF; via the exons ATGGGTATCAAG ggattAACGAAGCTTTTGGCGGACAATGCGCCTAGCGCCATGAAAGAGCAGAAATTCGAGAGCTACTTCGGTCGGAAAATAGCAGTTGATGCAAGCATGAGCATTTACCAGTTCCTT ATTGTGGTGGGGAGAACTGGGACTGAGATGCTCACCAACGAAGCTGGTGAAGTCACTAG CCATTTGCAAGGGATGTTTAATCGAACCATTCGTCTTCTCGAAGCTGGAATTAAGCCTGT GTATGTTTTTGATGGAAAGCCCCCGGAGTTAAAGAGACAAGAGCTAGCCAAACG TTACTCCAAGAGAGCCGATGCAACTGCAGATTTGAGTGGTGCAATTGAG GCAGGAAACAAGGAGGACATTGAGAAGTACAGCAAACGAACTGTGAAG GTGACAAAGCAACACAATGACGACTGCAAAAGACTCTTGAAACTCATGGGGGTGCCCGTTGTTGAG GCCACTTCCGAAGCAGAAGCGCAATGTGCTGCACTTTGCAAAGCAGGAAAG GTGTATGGTGTGGCTTCTGAAGATATGGACTCCTTGACTTTTGGAGCTCCTAAGTTTCTTCGCCACCTGATGGATCCTAGCTCCAGAAAGATCCCTGTCATGGAATTTGACGTTGCCAAG ATTTTAGAAGAGCTTCAACTTACCATGGATCAGTTCATCGACTTGTGCATATTGTCGGGATGTGACTATTGTGACAGCATCCGAG GTATCGGAGGGCAGACTGCCCTAAAGCTTATTCGCCAGCATGGTTCTATTGAGACAATACTCGAAAATATAAACAAAGAAAG GTATCAGATACCCGAGGAATGGCCATATAATGAAGCTCGTAAACTTTTTAAAGAACCTGATGTCTTAACTGATGAAGAGCAGCTCGATATCAAGTGGACCTCTCCAGATGAAGAG GGTATAGTTCAGTTTTTGGTGAATGAAAATGGATTCAACATAGATAGGGTAACCAAG GCGGTAGAGAAAATCAAATCTGCAAAGAATAAGTCATCCCAGGGAAG GCTGGAGTCATTTTTCAAGCCAGTCGCTAGCTCATCCGTGCCTGCTAAAAGAAAG GGTACCAAATGCTCACTCCGGCAGTATAAACCAGCTATCAGCAATAAAATGTCCTCTGTGCATGCTTTTGGATGTAACACCTCCAATAACATTGTTAGCCTTAGGCTGTTCCCTCTAATCCCGGGTTCCAACCTCTCTGTTCAAATGGCTGGAGCTGGCATATGCACAAGATTCTAA
- the LOC106348587 gene encoding heavy metal-associated isoprenylated plant protein 43-like has protein sequence MVAKKVEMKVDINCGKCKNAIMQAVAEIEGVNQVVLDEEKSLLTVVGTMDPICVAEKLWKIKQKPVVVNIGPPKPPEAKTEPKPVCCKPCPPYCPPTYCPPPYCPPYYNNNCDMVTVSTYSNGSGCTIV, from the exons ATGGTGGCTAAG AAAGTTGAGATGAAAGTGGACATCAACTGTGGGAAATGCAAAAATGCAATCATGCAAGCTGTTGCAGAGATAGAAG GTGTGAATCAGGTTGTACTGGATGAAGAGAAGAGCTTGCTTACGGTGGTTGGCACGATGGATCCAATCTGCGTTGCAGAAAAGCTATGGAAGATCAAACAAAAACCAGTAGTAGTCAACATTGGACCACCAAAACCTCCAGAGGCCAAAACAGAACCGAAGCCAGTGTGTTGTAAGCCTTGCCCTCCGTATTGCCCTCCAACGTATTGCCCTCCTCCGTATTGCCCTCCATACTACAACAACAACTGTGACATGGTAACAGTTAGTACCTATAGTAACGGAAGCGGCTGCACCATTGTTTGA
- the LOC106348586 gene encoding flap endonuclease 1 isoform X2: protein MGIKGLTKLLADNAPSAMKEQKFESYFGRKIAVDASMSIYQFLIVVGRTGTEMLTNEAGEVTSHLQGMFNRTIRLLEAGIKPVYVFDGKPPELKRQELAKRYSKRADATADLSGAIEAGNKEDIEKYSKRTVKVTKQHNDDCKRLLKLMGVPVVEATSEAEAQCAALCKAGKVYGVASEDMDSLTFGAPKFLRHLMDPSSRKIPVMEFDVAKILEELQLTMDQFIDLCILSGCDYCDSIRGIGGQTALKLIRQHGSIETILENINKERYQIPEEWPYNEARKLFKEPDVLTDEEQLDIKWTSPDEEGIVQFLVNENGFNIDRVTKAVEKIKSAKNKSSQGRLESFFKPVASSSVPAKRKEIPESNAKGAANKKTKGGGGRKKK, encoded by the exons ATGGGTATCAAG ggattAACGAAGCTTTTGGCGGACAATGCGCCTAGCGCCATGAAAGAGCAGAAATTCGAGAGCTACTTCGGTCGGAAAATAGCAGTTGATGCAAGCATGAGCATTTACCAGTTCCTT ATTGTGGTGGGGAGAACTGGGACTGAGATGCTCACCAACGAAGCTGGTGAAGTCACTAG CCATTTGCAAGGGATGTTTAATCGAACCATTCGTCTTCTCGAAGCTGGAATTAAGCCTGT GTATGTTTTTGATGGAAAGCCCCCGGAGTTAAAGAGACAAGAGCTAGCCAAACG TTACTCCAAGAGAGCCGATGCAACTGCAGATTTGAGTGGTGCAATTGAG GCAGGAAACAAGGAGGACATTGAGAAGTACAGCAAACGAACTGTGAAG GTGACAAAGCAACACAATGACGACTGCAAAAGACTCTTGAAACTCATGGGGGTGCCCGTTGTTGAG GCCACTTCCGAAGCAGAAGCGCAATGTGCTGCACTTTGCAAAGCAGGAAAG GTGTATGGTGTGGCTTCTGAAGATATGGACTCCTTGACTTTTGGAGCTCCTAAGTTTCTTCGCCACCTGATGGATCCTAGCTCCAGAAAGATCCCTGTCATGGAATTTGACGTTGCCAAG ATTTTAGAAGAGCTTCAACTTACCATGGATCAGTTCATCGACTTGTGCATATTGTCGGGATGTGACTATTGTGACAGCATCCGAG GTATCGGAGGGCAGACTGCCCTAAAGCTTATTCGCCAGCATGGTTCTATTGAGACAATACTCGAAAATATAAACAAAGAAAG GTATCAGATACCCGAGGAATGGCCATATAATGAAGCTCGTAAACTTTTTAAAGAACCTGATGTCTTAACTGATGAAGAGCAGCTCGATATCAAGTGGACCTCTCCAGATGAAGAG GGTATAGTTCAGTTTTTGGTGAATGAAAATGGATTCAACATAGATAGGGTAACCAAG GCGGTAGAGAAAATCAAATCTGCAAAGAATAAGTCATCCCAGGGAAG GCTGGAGTCATTTTTCAAGCCAGTCGCTAGCTCATCCGTGCCTGCTAAAAGAAAG GAAATCCCTGAGAGTAACGCTAAAGGAGCAGCAAATAAGAAAACTAAGGGAGGTGgtgggaggaagaagaagtaa